The DNA sequence CATGTTCTTAACATAGTCCGCGTGACCAGGGCAGTCAACGTGCGCATAGTGACGATTCGCCGTCTCGTATTCCACGTGCGCCGTCGCAATCGTGATACCACGCTCACGCTCTTCCGGAGCATTGTCAATCGAGTCGAAAGAACGGACCTGAATGCCCGGCGTGTGCTTCGCCAATACC is a window from the Bacteroidetes Order II. bacterium genome containing:
- the tuf gene encoding elongation factor Tu (EF-Tu; promotes GTP-dependent binding of aminoacyl-tRNA to the A-site of ribosomes during protein biosynthesis; when the tRNA anticodon matches the mRNA codon, GTP hydrolysis results; the inactive EF-Tu-GDP leaves the ribosome and release of GDP is promoted by elongation factor Ts; many prokaryotes have two copies of the gene encoding EF-Tu); the protein is MAKETFVRSKPHVNVGTIGHVDHGKTTLTAAITTVLAKHTPGIQVRSFDSIDNAPEERERGITIATAHVEYETANRHYAHVDCPGHADYVKNM